From Anopheles coluzzii chromosome 3, AcolN3, whole genome shotgun sequence, the proteins below share one genomic window:
- the LOC120959917 gene encoding succinate dehydrogenase assembly factor 4, mitochondrial produces MMTSKVLVNKFSSSIRHVYVVNFVPSLSFSTNKPPSDKPVSPRMEEFQKKLREKTPIGKLDEIVGKHPYQEKEPLEPWPNNTNPNTGEIGGPKGPEPTRYGDWERKGRVTDF; encoded by the exons ATGATGACGTCCAAAGTTTTGGTGAACAAATTTTCCTCCTCCATCCGGCACGTGTATGTTGTCAATTTCG TTCCCTCGCTGTCTTTCTCGACGAACAAACCACCGTCGGACAAACCGGTCAGTCCGCGGATGGAGGAGTTCCAGAAGAAGCTGCGCGAAAAAACACCCATCGGCAAGCTGGACGAGATCGTTGGCAAGCATCCGTACCAGGAGAAGGAACCGCTCGAGCCGTGGCCAAACAACACGAACCCAAACACGGGCGAAATCGGTGGACCGAAGGGACCGGAACCGACCCGGTACGGGGATTGGGAGCGCAAGGGGCGTGTTACAGATTTttag
- the LOC120959905 gene encoding eukaryotic translation initiation factor 4 gamma 3-like — MATDSGDVATLAQSAVAEKRQEEDNNNKIDLVADAVTKLSINGTAPAAAANGEAEEEPGTTEPSDNALNNNDGGGGGTAATGNNNNASDPATPTTPTGGLSIGKRIRRTSEKLNEDAVSGVRKKYSLDLLLSLKDSAIGREKPTTIPDVCKSLLKSSPGTFVSSARHMGGRGGGGGAGGGGAGAVSGQDNSLLPSFMKSMGFGGPMPSAGEGSGMDSPSGGGRPPMNRNLYRGRLSAKEMSTRTGAMAGGDDTDGQMIKVNLNISEEVKLKSSSNAWKPSFMQPKVAADPETEKTQKLSREFRSALNKLTPENFGVLKEQIKALTIDTEERLTNCIKILFEKAIMEPNFSDTYAQLCRELGTEIKVSPSGATGQVMSLKRVLISQCQAEFEKHRTDCKRNTKLQQENDKRTEAGEQTAEQTEDMKMELEEQTNRIRRRALGTIRFIGALYKQEQLSANIMLKCIMQLLQDDVLDEESLECLCKLLTTIGVRIEATAQDSSGTLQECFNKLQRISERQILLPNGEPVCNRIRFMIMDLLDLRKDKWRGRLAQAAPKTREEIQREVEAEENKNWLLSYKLPRGGGGGGGGGGGGGRGGGGGGGGGGGGGGGSAQKNKRMVDEDGFMLPANSRNNAWTMPSIDPKKINISVLKPQTGETRLGSASMFQGWGGKTNNVFASLNIDESAAQPPSFFGASGPMGGGSSGGGGGGSGGSGGSGGGGRGGGGGGGGGGSKGSQSHKKGGGGGGGNNSKTPHYLGRTSSHL; from the exons ATGGCAACCGACAGTGGCGATGTCGCCACGCTGGCCCAATCAGCGGTGGCGGAAAAGCGCCAGGAGgaggacaacaacaacaagatcGACCTGGTAGCGGATGCGGTAACGAAGCTGTCCATAAACGGTACCgcaccggcggcggcggcgaatGGTGAAGCGGAGGAGGAACCGGGCACCACCGAACCGTCGGACAACGCGCTCAACAACAATGATGGAGGTGGCGGCGGCACTGCAGCGACCGGGAACAACAATAACGCCTCGGATCCGGCCACTCCGACCACGCCGACCGGTGGGCTGTCGATTGGCAAGCGCATCCGCCGCACGTCCGAGAAGCTGAACGAGGATGCGGTGAGCGGTGTGCGCAAGAAGTACTCGCTCGATCTGCTGCTGTCGCTGAAGGATTCGGCGATTGGGCGCGAGAAGCCCACCACGATACCGGACGTTTGCAAATCGCTGCTCAAGTCCAGCCCGGGCACGTTCGTGTCCTCCGCACGGCACATGGGCGGtcgcggtggcggcggcggcgctggtggtggtggtgctggcgcCGTCAGCGGACAGGACAActcgctgctgccgtcgttcatGAAGAGCATGGGCTTCGGCGGCCCGATGCCGTCTGCGGGCGAAGGGAGCGGAATGGATAGCCCGTCGGGCGGTGGCCGGCCGCCCATGAACCGCAACCTGTACCGTGGCCGGCTGTCCGCGAAGGAGATGTCGACCCGCACCGGCGCAATGGCGGGCGGGGACGACACGGACGGGCAGATGATCAAGGTGAACCTGAACATTAGCGAGGAGGTGAAGCTAAAGTCCTCCTCGAACGCGTGGAAACCGTCCTTCATGCAGCCGAAGGTGGCGGCCGACCCGGAGACGGAAAAGACCCAGAAGCTGTCGCGCGAGTTCCGCAGCGCGCTCAACAAGCTGACGCCGGAGAACTTTGGCGTGCTGAAGGAACAGATCAAGGCGCTCACGATCGACACGGAAGAGCGGCTGACCAACTGCATCAAGATCCTGTTCGAGAAGGCCATCATGGAGCCGAACTTTTCCGACACGTACGCGCAGCTGTGCCGGGAGCTCGGCACAGAGATCAAGGTTAGCCCGAGCGGTGCGACCGGGCAGGTGATGAGCCTGAAGCGCGTGCTCATCTCCCAGTGCCAGGCGGAGTTCGAGAAGCATCGCACCGATTGCAAGCGCAACACGAAGCTGCAGCAGGAGAACGACAAGCGCACGGAGGCGGGCGAACAGACCGCGGAACAGACCGAGGACATGAAGATGGAGCTGGAGGAGCAGACGAACCGCATCCGGAGGCGAGCGCTCGGCACGATCCGCTTCATCGGTGCGCTGTACAAGCAGGAGCAGCTGAGCGCGAACATTATGCTCAAGTGCATcatgcagctgctgcaggacGACGTGCTGGACGAGGAGTCGCTCGAGTGTCTGTGCAAGCTGCTGACCACGATCGGCGTGCGCATTGAGGCGACCGCCCAGGACTCGTCCGGCACGCTGCAGGAGTGCTTCAACAAGCTGCAGCGCATCTCGGAGCGCCAGATACTGCTGCCGAACGGGGAGCCGGTGTGCAATCGCATCCGGTTCATGATCATGGACCTGCTCGACCTGCGCAAGGATAAGTGGCGAGGGAGACTGGCCCAGGCGGCGCCGAAAACGCGCGAGGAGATCCAGCGCGAGGTGGAGGCGGAGGAGAACAAGAACTGGCTGCTCAGCTACAAGCTACCGcgcggtggcggtggaggtggtggtggcggcggtggtggtggtcgtggaggtggtggtggtggcggcggcggcggtggcggtggtggcggaaGTGCACAGAAGAACAAGCGCATGGTCGATGAGGATGGGTTCATGCTGCCGGCCAACTCGCGCAACAATGCCTGGACCATGCCATCGATCGATCCGAAGAAGATAAACATTTCG GTACTCAAACCGCAGACTGGTGAAACGCGTCTCGGATCGGCCTCCATGTTCCAGGGCTGgggtggaaaaacaaacaacgtgTTCGCGTCCCTCAATATTGACGAGTCGGCTGCCCAACCGCCAAGCTTCTTCGGTGCGTCCGGTCCGATGGGTGGTggcagtagtggtggtggtggtggtggaagtggCGGAAGTggcggcagcggtggtggtggacgaggaggtggtggtggtggtggtggaggtggttcCAAGGGTTCGCAATCCCACAAAAagggtggcggcggcggcggtggcaacAACTCCAAAACGCCCCATTACCTCGGCCGAACCAGCAGCCACTTGTGA